A window of Juglans regia cultivar Chandler chromosome 7, Walnut 2.0, whole genome shotgun sequence contains these coding sequences:
- the LOC109001995 gene encoding uncharacterized protein LOC109001995 codes for MLPHPHQSHSFIVDKAIPSATQSPSFMSSTALLGKSGSYRALPMGKGVAAAASASAQKTQVFNGCNRRPKICCVEDPKICSNNFGLGFSKSFFNRVNACDWCSVVAILVGAQSRQEQKLQTSHLQEMVFGESSLVLKHVNSGIKIHFNAFDALNGWKQEALPPIEVPAAVKWKFRSKTLQKVILDYDYTFTTPYCGSETIGIDTY; via the coding sequence ATGCTTCCACATCCACACCAGTCCCATTCATTCATTGTGGACAAGGCAATCCCGTCGGCCACTCAGTCACCTTCATTCATGTCGTCGACCGCGCTGCTGGGCAAATCAGGGAGTTACAGAGCCCTGCCCATGGGGAAAGGAGTAGCAGCAGCGGCTTCAGCTTCTGCACAAAAGACCCAGGTCTTCAACGGCTGTAACAGAAGACCCAAAATCTGCTGTGTAGAAGACCCAAAAATCTGCAGCAACAACTTTGGTCTTGGGTTCTcgaaatcattttttaatagagtAAATGCTTGTGATTGGTGCTCTGTGGTTGCAATTCTAGTTGGAGCTCAATCCAGACAAGAACAAAAGCTTCAAACTTCTCACTTGCAAGAGATGGTTTTTGGAGAGAGTTCATTGGTTCTTAAACATGTGAATAGTGGCATCAAAATCCATTTTAATGCATTTGATGCTCTAAATGGCTGGAAGCAGGAGGCGTTGCCACCAATTGAAGTCCCTGCGGCAGTGAAATGGAAATTCAGAAGCAAAACCCTCCAGAAGGTGATACTGGACTATGATTATACATTCACGACGCCATATTGTGGAAGTGAAACAATTGGGATAGATACATATTAA
- the LOC109001938 gene encoding protein FAR-RED IMPAIRED RESPONSE 1-like, translating to MDFDMEHVDNEYDEVEVDDEQECAEIVDEPKVGMTFSSAEEILSYYMKYGKQEGFGVCKRNSKQDDDGNVRWFTLVCVREGTSKSKAANVLKPRQTKKIGCMARINVTMNNESVYTLTKVNLEHTHICSLGKIRHFKYFKKVDARVAKRLEINDEAGIRMSKNFKSLVVEAGGYDKLSFGEKECRNYIDKARQLRLRVGGVEALCNYFQEMQKKNPDFYFSIDVDHDMRLKNVFWEDARSRAMYESFGDVITFDTTYLTNAYKMPFAPFVGVNHHGQSILFGCGLISNEDAHTFEWLFNVLVDQDHLDVKCSCKFRGILCRHALRILALLGKSTVPSKYILDRWKKDIKRKYTFVKNNYESSSNHDGERYDKIQNSFYELCSNASKAKSSCVKLINQIEQLKLEYPGTNSQCGSEPVDPHTSMEGRKSAVLSPLVVRSKGRPPSKRKAHPVEKVLKKRVQKEDCDATLLKFLESRVVK from the exons ATGGATTTTGATATGGAACATGTAGATAATGAGTATGACGAGGTAGAAGTTGATGATGAGCAAGAATGTGCTGAAATAGTCGATGAACCTAAGGTCGGAATGACATTTTCATCTGCAGAAGAAATTTTGTCTTACTATATGAAATATGGTAAGCAGGAAGGATTTGGAGTGTGTAAACGAAATTCTAAACAAGATGATGATGGTAATGTCAGATGGTTTACCTTAGTATGTGTGAGAGAAGGCACATCAAAGAGTAAGGCTGCTAATGTTCTGAAGCCAAGACAAACGAAGAAAATAGGGTGTATGGCCAGGATTAATGTGACGATGAATAATGAAAGTGTATATACCCTGACTAAAGTAAACTTGGAGCACACACACATTTGTAGTCTAGGAAAGATAAgacatttcaaatattttaagaagGTTGATGCTCGTGTAGCTAAAAGACTTGAAATAAATGACGAGGCAGGAATACGAATGTCAAAGAATTTCAAGTCTCTAGTTGTTGAGGCGGGGGGTTACGATAAACTATCATTTGGGGAAAAGGAGTGTCGAAATTATATTGACAAAGCAAGACAACTTCGTCTTAGGGTTGGAGGCGTTGAAGCTCTATGTAACTACTTCcaagaaatgcaaaaaaaaaatccagatttttatttttccatagaCGTGGACCATGATATGAGAttaaagaatgtgttttgggAAGACGCTAGAAGTAGAGCTATGTATGAATCATTTGGAGATGTGATTACATTTGACACAACATACCTGACTAATGCCTACAAGATGCCCTTTGCACCGTTTGTGGGTGTGAATCACCATGGTCAGTCAATTCTATTCGGGTGCGGATTGATATCTAATGAGGATGCACATACCTTTGAGTGGTTGTTTAA TGTTTTGGTCGATCAAGATCATCTGGATGTTAAATGCAGTTGCAAGTTTAGGGGCATATTATGCAGACACGCTCTTCGTATCTTGGCTCTGCTAGGCAAAAGTACAGTACCATCAAAATACATCTTGGATCGGTGGAAGAAAGATATAAAGCGAAAATACAcctttgtaaaaaataattatgagtcGAGTAGCAACCACGATGGAGAAAGGTACGACAAGATCCAAAATTCCTTCTATGAACTGTGTTCGAATGCTTCAAAGGCCAAGAGCAGTTGTGTGaaattaatcaaccaaatagAGCAGTTGAAGCTAGAGTACCCTGGCACCAATTCTCAGTGTGGTAGCGAACCAGTTGATCCACATACTTCCATGGAGGGCAGGAAAAGTGCAGTTCTTAGTCCATTGGTAGTTCGAAGTAAGGGAAGACCACCGTCAAAGAGAAAAGCCCACCCTGTTGAGAAGGTTCTTAAAAAGCGAGTACAAAAAGAAGATTGCGATGCGACCCTGTTGAAGTTCTTGGAGAGCAGAGTAGTCAAATAG